A single Fundulus heteroclitus isolate FHET01 chromosome 4, MU-UCD_Fhet_4.1, whole genome shotgun sequence DNA region contains:
- the LOC105915427 gene encoding troponin T, fast skeletal muscle isoforms isoform X6, whose product MSDTEEVYEDEEEAYEEEEEKPKFKPSAPKIPDGEKVDFDDIQKKRQNKDLVELQSLIDAHFECRKKEEEELIALKERIEKRRAERAEQQRIRAEKDKERQARREAERIRKEEADLQRRADDDAKKKIALTNIGSGFSSHLQKIDAKRGKKQTEREKKKKVLAERIKPLSVDSLTDDQLREKAKELWDWLTNLEAIKYDHCEMLKRQRYEVISLRNRIDELQKHSKKGAASRRRK is encoded by the exons AGGCCTATGAAGAGGAAG AGGAGAAGCCAAAGTTCAA ACCCAGTGCCCCAAAGATCCCTGATGGAGAGAAAGTGGACTTTGAT GACATTCAGAAGAAACGGCAGAACAAGGATCTGGTCGAGCTTCAGTCGCTGATCGATGCTCACTTTGAGTGcaggaagaaggaggaggaggagctcaTCGCTCTCAAAGAAAGAATT GAAAAGCGCCGTGCAGAGCGAGCTGAGCAGCAAAGGATTCGTGCAGAGAAAGATAAAGAGCGACAGGCGCGGCGTGAG GCTGAGAGGATAAGAAAAGAGGAGGCAGATTTACAGAGGAGAGCTGACGATGACGCCAAAAAGAAAATCGCTCTCACCAACATAGGATCAGGGTTCAGCAGTCACCTGCAGAAG atTGACGCAAAGAGAGGCAAGAAGCAGACTgaaagagagaagaagaagaaggttttGGCGGAGAGAATCAAACCGCTGAGCGTCGACAGCCTCACAGACGACCAGCTGAG gGAAAAGGCCAAAGAGCTGTGGGATTGGCTGACTAACCTGGAGGCAATTAAATACGACCACTGCGAGATGCTCAAGAGACAAAGATATGAG GTCATCTCTCTCAGAAACCGCATCGATGAGCTGCAGAAACA CAGCAAGAAGGGAGCCGCCTCACGCCGCAGGAAGTGA
- the LOC105915427 gene encoding troponin T, fast skeletal muscle isoforms isoform X5 has product MSDTEEVYEDEEEAYEEEGEDGDQDEEKPKFKPSAPKIPDGEKVDFDDIQKKRQNKDLVELQSLIDAHFECRKKEEEELIALKERIEKRRAERAEQQRIRAEKDKERQARREAERIRKEEADLQRRADDDAKKKIALTNIGSGFSSHLQKIDAKRGKKQTEREKKKKVLAERIKPLSVDSLTDDQLREKAKELWDWLTNLEAIKYDHCEMLKRQRYEVISLRNRIDELQKHSKKGAASRRRK; this is encoded by the exons AGGCCTATGAAGAGGAAG GGGAAGATGGAGATCAAGATG AGGAGAAGCCAAAGTTCAA ACCCAGTGCCCCAAAGATCCCTGATGGAGAGAAAGTGGACTTTGAT GACATTCAGAAGAAACGGCAGAACAAGGATCTGGTCGAGCTTCAGTCGCTGATCGATGCTCACTTTGAGTGcaggaagaaggaggaggaggagctcaTCGCTCTCAAAGAAAGAATT GAAAAGCGCCGTGCAGAGCGAGCTGAGCAGCAAAGGATTCGTGCAGAGAAAGATAAAGAGCGACAGGCGCGGCGTGAG GCTGAGAGGATAAGAAAAGAGGAGGCAGATTTACAGAGGAGAGCTGACGATGACGCCAAAAAGAAAATCGCTCTCACCAACATAGGATCAGGGTTCAGCAGTCACCTGCAGAAG atTGACGCAAAGAGAGGCAAGAAGCAGACTgaaagagagaagaagaagaaggttttGGCGGAGAGAATCAAACCGCTGAGCGTCGACAGCCTCACAGACGACCAGCTGAG gGAAAAGGCCAAAGAGCTGTGGGATTGGCTGACTAACCTGGAGGCAATTAAATACGACCACTGCGAGATGCTCAAGAGACAAAGATATGAG GTCATCTCTCTCAGAAACCGCATCGATGAGCTGCAGAAACA CAGCAAGAAGGGAGCCGCCTCACGCCGCAGGAAGTGA